From Salipiger profundus, a single genomic window includes:
- the choW gene encoding choline ABC transporter permease subunit — protein MDWLTEYKIPVGDAASAVFDWVRDNGDIVLTVLSDLMEAMIDAILWILQEPPELIVILGFVAITYALQRNWKTALFVLLGFLFILNQDYWEETTESLTLVLSACMVCMAIGVPIGIYAAHRPRVYTYLRPILDLMQTLPTFVYLIPAIVFFGIGMVPGLIATVIFVLPAPIRLTYLGISSTPKPLLEAATAFGATGRQTLFKVELPYAVPQIMAGLNQTIMLSLSMVVVAALVGADGLGVPVVRALNQVNTALGFESGFVIVVVAIMLDRILNMGERK, from the coding sequence GTGGACTGGCTGACCGAATACAAGATACCTGTGGGCGATGCGGCAAGCGCCGTCTTCGACTGGGTGCGGGACAACGGGGACATCGTCCTGACCGTCCTCTCCGACCTCATGGAAGCGATGATCGACGCGATCCTCTGGATCCTGCAGGAGCCACCCGAGCTCATCGTGATCCTGGGCTTCGTTGCCATCACCTATGCCCTGCAACGCAACTGGAAGACCGCGCTCTTCGTGCTGCTGGGCTTTCTCTTCATCCTCAACCAGGACTACTGGGAGGAAACGACCGAGAGCCTCACACTGGTGCTGTCGGCCTGCATGGTCTGCATGGCGATCGGCGTGCCCATCGGGATCTACGCCGCGCACCGGCCGCGGGTCTACACCTACCTGCGCCCGATCCTCGACCTGATGCAGACGCTGCCGACCTTCGTCTATCTCATTCCGGCCATCGTGTTCTTCGGCATCGGCATGGTGCCGGGCCTGATCGCGACGGTGATCTTCGTGCTGCCGGCGCCGATCCGGCTGACCTACCTCGGCATCTCCTCGACGCCCAAGCCGCTGCTCGAGGCCGCCACCGCCTTTGGCGCCACCGGGCGCCAGACGCTGTTCAAGGTCGAACTGCCCTATGCCGTGCCGCAGATCATGGCCGGGCTGAACCAGACGATCATGCTGTCGCTGTCGATGGTCGTGGTGGCCGCACTCGTCGGTGCCGACGGGCTTGGCGTCCCGGTCGTCCGCGCGCTGAACCAGGTGAACACGGCTCTCGGCTTCGAGTCGGGCTTCGTGATCGTGGTGGTCGCGATCATGCTCGACCGCATCCTCAACATGGGGGAACGCAAATGA
- the choX gene encoding choline ABC transporter substrate-binding protein: MKLKHAISALALTAAAGAAHAQAQCDSVIMSDVGWTDITTTTATAKHVLEGLGYDVDVKVLSVPVTFASLESDDVDVFLGNWMPAQTSAITPYLDSGEIEQINVNLEGTKYTLATPTYAYEAGLQSYADIAKFEDELDGKIYGIEPGNEGNAYLVSLTEEDKFGLGDFDVVESSEQGMLAQVSRFYKNEEPVVFLGWEPHPMNANFDLKYLPGGEDFFGGEGVVHTVTRQGFSEECPNLGKLFSNMDFTLDMENKIMGQILDDGADPADATEAWLKENPQVLDAWLDGVTTVDGGDAMAAVKDSLGM, encoded by the coding sequence ATGAAACTGAAACATGCCATTTCCGCCCTCGCCCTCACGGCCGCCGCTGGCGCCGCCCACGCGCAGGCACAATGCGACAGTGTCATCATGTCCGATGTGGGCTGGACCGACATCACCACCACCACCGCGACCGCGAAGCACGTACTCGAAGGCCTCGGCTACGACGTGGACGTGAAGGTCCTGTCGGTGCCGGTGACCTTCGCATCGCTGGAAAGCGATGACGTCGACGTCTTCCTCGGCAACTGGATGCCGGCGCAGACCAGCGCGATCACGCCCTACCTCGACAGCGGCGAGATCGAGCAGATCAACGTCAACCTCGAAGGCACCAAGTACACGCTTGCCACGCCGACCTACGCCTACGAGGCCGGCCTGCAGAGCTATGCCGACATCGCCAAGTTCGAGGACGAGCTCGACGGCAAGATCTACGGCATCGAGCCGGGCAACGAGGGCAACGCCTACCTCGTGAGCCTCACCGAAGAGGACAAGTTCGGGCTGGGTGACTTCGATGTCGTCGAAAGCTCCGAGCAGGGGATGCTGGCGCAGGTCTCGCGCTTCTACAAGAACGAGGAGCCGGTCGTGTTCCTTGGCTGGGAACCGCACCCGATGAACGCCAACTTCGACCTGAAGTACCTGCCCGGCGGCGAGGACTTCTTCGGCGGCGAGGGCGTGGTCCACACCGTGACGCGCCAGGGCTTCTCGGAAGAGTGCCCGAACCTCGGCAAGCTGTTCTCGAACATGGACTTCACGCTGGACATGGAGAACAAGATCATGGGCCAGATCCTCGACGACGGTGCCGACCCGGCCGACGCGACCGAGGCATGGCTCAAGGAAAACCCGCAGGTGCTCGACGCATGGCTTGACGGCGTGACCACCGTCGACGGCGGTGACGCGATGGCCGCGGTGAAGGACAGCCTGGGGATGTGA
- the betI gene encoding transcriptional regulator BetI — MNAQTQRRTQLIEATIHEIGATGTLAVTVGQIAKRAGVSAALAFHYFGDKDRLFLAAMRHILAVYGDEVRRGLAQSQDPRERLETLIRASFSETNFRRDVIATWLNFYVLAHRSTEAQRLLVIYHRRLHSNLVHELRPLVGAKAPGVARRLAALIDGIYLRFAHFPSDEPEQNASAHVLAALENELRALA; from the coding sequence ATGAACGCGCAGACCCAACGCAGAACGCAACTGATCGAGGCAACGATTCACGAAATCGGTGCCACCGGTACGCTTGCGGTCACGGTGGGCCAGATCGCCAAGCGGGCCGGGGTGTCGGCGGCACTGGCCTTCCACTACTTCGGGGACAAGGACCGCCTGTTCCTGGCCGCGATGCGGCACATCCTTGCGGTCTACGGTGACGAGGTCCGCCGGGGTCTTGCACAGTCGCAGGACCCGCGTGAGCGGCTCGAGACCCTGATCCGCGCCAGTTTCAGCGAGACGAACTTCCGGCGCGACGTGATCGCGACGTGGCTGAACTTCTACGTGCTGGCGCATCGCTCGACCGAGGCGCAACGGCTGCTGGTGATCTACCACCGGCGGCTGCATTCGAACCTCGTGCACGAGCTGCGCCCGCTGGTCGGGGCCAAGGCCCCGGGCGTCGCGCGACGCCTCGCGGCGCTCATCGACGGCATCTACCTGCGATTCGCCCATTTCCCCTCCGACGAGCCCGAGCAGAACGCCTCGGCCCACGTGCTGGCTGCACTGGAAAACGAACTGAGAGCATTGGCATGA
- the betC gene encoding choline-sulfatase — protein sequence MTRPNILILMVDQLNGTLFPDGPADWLHTPNLRRLAERSVRFRNCYTASPLCAPGRASFMSGELPSVTGVYDNAAEFPSDLPTYAHHLRRAGYHTCLSGKMHFVGPDQLHGFEERLTTDIYPADFGWTPDYRKPGERIDWWYHNMGSVTGSGVAEISNQMEYDDEVAYNATRKVYDLGRRKDDRPWCLTVSFTHPHDPYVARKKYWDLYEDCEHLLPEVGDLGYENHDKHSKRIFDANDWRSFNITEEDVRRSRRAYFANISYLDDKIGDILEALEGTRQDEDTIILFVSDHGDMLGERGLWFKMSFFEGSSRVPMMISAPGLEPGLCETPVSNIDVCPTVCDLAGVSMDEVQPWTAGETLVPVAGGAARGPVAMEYAAEASYAPLVSLRDGRWKYNRCALDPDQLFDLESDPHELTNLAADPAHAETLERLRAMADERWDLDRFDADVRKSQARRWVVYEALRNGSYYPWDYQPLQKASDRFMRNHMDLNEVEENARYPRGE from the coding sequence ATGACGCGACCGAACATCCTTATCCTGATGGTGGACCAGCTGAACGGGACGCTGTTTCCGGACGGCCCCGCCGACTGGCTGCACACGCCGAACCTGCGCCGGCTGGCCGAGCGCTCGGTGCGGTTCCGCAACTGCTACACCGCATCGCCGCTCTGCGCACCGGGGCGGGCGAGCTTCATGTCGGGCGAGCTTCCCTCGGTCACCGGCGTCTACGACAACGCCGCCGAGTTTCCGTCCGATCTGCCGACCTATGCGCATCATCTTCGCCGGGCAGGGTATCACACTTGCCTGTCGGGCAAGATGCATTTCGTCGGGCCCGACCAGCTTCACGGTTTCGAGGAACGCCTGACCACCGACATCTATCCCGCCGACTTCGGCTGGACCCCGGACTACCGCAAGCCCGGCGAGCGCATCGACTGGTGGTATCACAACATGGGCTCGGTCACCGGCTCGGGCGTCGCCGAGATTTCCAACCAGATGGAATACGACGACGAGGTCGCCTACAACGCGACCCGCAAGGTCTATGACCTCGGGCGCCGCAAGGACGACCGCCCGTGGTGCCTGACGGTCAGCTTCACCCACCCGCACGACCCCTATGTCGCGCGCAAGAAATACTGGGATCTCTACGAGGACTGCGAGCACCTGCTGCCCGAGGTGGGCGACCTCGGCTACGAGAACCACGACAAGCACTCGAAGCGCATCTTCGACGCGAACGACTGGCGCAGCTTCAACATCACCGAGGAAGACGTCCGCCGCTCGCGCCGGGCCTATTTCGCCAATATCTCCTATCTCGACGACAAGATCGGCGACATCCTCGAGGCGCTCGAGGGCACCCGGCAGGATGAGGACACGATCATTCTCTTCGTCTCGGATCACGGCGACATGCTTGGCGAGCGCGGCCTTTGGTTCAAGATGTCCTTCTTCGAAGGCTCGTCGCGAGTGCCGATGATGATCTCGGCGCCGGGGCTCGAGCCCGGTCTCTGCGAGACCCCGGTGAGCAACATCGACGTCTGCCCGACGGTCTGCGACCTGGCCGGCGTCAGCATGGACGAGGTGCAGCCCTGGACCGCCGGCGAAACGCTGGTGCCGGTCGCGGGTGGTGCCGCGCGCGGGCCGGTGGCGATGGAATACGCCGCCGAGGCGTCCTATGCGCCGCTCGTCAGCCTTCGCGATGGCCGCTGGAAATACAACCGCTGCGCGCTCGATCCCGACCAGCTCTTCGACCTGGAGAGCGACCCGCACGAGCTGACCAACCTCGCGGCCGATCCTGCCCACGCCGAGACGCTCGAGCGCCTGCGGGCGATGGCTGATGAGCGCTGGGATCTCGACCGCTTCGACGCCGACGTGCGCAAGAGCCAGGCGCGGCGCTGGGTGGTCTACGAGGCGCTGCGCAACGGCTCCTACTACCCGTGGGACTACCAGCCGCTGCAGAAGGCCAGCGACCGTTTCATGCGCAACCACATGGATCTGAACGAGGTCGAGGAAAACGCCCGCTACCCGCGCGGCGAGTGA
- the betB gene encoding betaine-aldehyde dehydrogenase encodes MAYDIQPRASHYVAGEYIDDAAGAEIPVIYAATGERVATLHAATPAIVERALAAAETAQAEWATWSPRERGRVLTRAAQIMRERNHDLSVLETYDTGKPLQETLVADATSGSDALEYFGGIAAGLTGEHIPLGEDWVYTIREPLGVCVGIGAWNYPTQIACWKAAPALACGNAMVFKPSETTPLCALKVAEILTEAGAPAGLFNVVQGMGEVGASLVTDPRVAKVSLTGSVPTGRKVYAAAADGMKHVTMELGGKSPMLVFDDADIENAVGGAILGNFYSSGQICSNGTRVFVQKGIKEAFLARLAERLKGAVIGDPLDETTSFGPMVSETQMTIVQGFIEKGIAEGARLVTGGKRIDRDGWYLEPTVFADVTDDMTIAREEIFGPVMSVLDFDTEEEGIARANATEYGLSAGVFTKDLARGHRVIGKLRAGSCFINSYNDAPVEAPFGGVKMSGVGRENSKAAIEHWSQMKSVYVRMGDVEAPF; translated from the coding sequence ATGGCTTATGACATTCAACCGCGCGCCAGCCACTACGTGGCCGGCGAATACATCGACGATGCCGCGGGTGCCGAGATCCCGGTGATCTACGCTGCCACCGGCGAGCGCGTCGCGACCCTGCACGCCGCGACCCCGGCCATCGTGGAGCGCGCCCTTGCCGCCGCCGAGACGGCGCAGGCGGAATGGGCCACGTGGAGCCCGCGCGAGCGTGGCCGCGTGCTGACCCGTGCCGCCCAGATCATGCGCGAGCGCAACCACGACCTGTCGGTGCTCGAGACCTACGACACCGGCAAGCCGCTGCAGGAGACGCTGGTGGCCGACGCCACCTCGGGTTCGGACGCGCTCGAGTATTTCGGTGGCATCGCTGCCGGGCTCACCGGCGAGCACATCCCGCTGGGCGAGGACTGGGTCTATACCATCCGCGAGCCGCTCGGCGTCTGCGTCGGCATCGGCGCATGGAACTATCCCACCCAGATCGCCTGCTGGAAGGCGGCCCCGGCGCTCGCCTGCGGCAACGCGATGGTGTTCAAGCCCTCCGAGACCACGCCGCTCTGTGCGCTGAAGGTGGCCGAGATCCTGACCGAGGCCGGCGCGCCCGCCGGGCTCTTCAACGTGGTCCAGGGCATGGGCGAGGTCGGCGCTTCGCTGGTGACCGATCCGCGCGTGGCCAAGGTCTCGCTCACCGGCTCGGTGCCTACCGGCCGCAAGGTCTATGCGGCGGCGGCCGACGGCATGAAGCACGTCACCATGGAGCTCGGCGGCAAGTCCCCGATGCTGGTGTTCGACGATGCCGACATCGAGAACGCCGTCGGCGGCGCGATCCTCGGCAACTTCTACTCCAGCGGGCAGATCTGCTCGAACGGCACCCGCGTCTTCGTGCAGAAAGGCATCAAGGAAGCCTTCCTCGCGCGGTTGGCCGAGCGCCTGAAGGGCGCGGTGATCGGCGACCCGCTGGACGAGACTACCAGCTTCGGCCCGATGGTCTCCGAGACGCAGATGACCATCGTGCAGGGCTTCATCGAGAAGGGCATAGCCGAGGGCGCGCGCCTCGTCACAGGCGGCAAGCGCATCGACCGCGACGGCTGGTATCTCGAGCCGACGGTCTTTGCCGATGTCACCGACGACATGACCATCGCGCGCGAGGAGATCTTCGGCCCGGTGATGAGCGTGCTCGACTTCGACACCGAGGAAGAGGGGATCGCCCGCGCCAACGCCACCGAATACGGGCTGTCCGCCGGCGTGTTCACGAAGGACCTCGCACGCGGGCACCGGGTGATCGGCAAGCTGCGCGCCGGAAGCTGCTTCATCAACTCCTACAACGACGCGCCGGTCGAGGCACCGTTCGGAGGGGTGAAGATGTCGGGCGTCGGCCGCGAGAACTCCAAGGCCGCGATCGAGCACTGGAGCCAGATGAAATCCGTCTACGTCCGCATGGGCGATGTGGAGGCACCCTTCTGA
- the betA gene encoding choline dehydrogenase — protein MQAEYVIVGAGSAGCAMAWRLAEAGKRVLVIEHGGSDAGPLIQMPGALSYPMNMKRYDWGYVSEPEPHLGGRQLATPRGKVLGGSSSINGMIYVRGHARDFDHWRDQGATGWGYADVAPYFQRQENWHDGGHGGDPDLRGTDGPLHVSRGARANPLTQAFVEAGRQAGYPVTDDYNGHQQEGFGPYDMTVWKGERWSAARAYLRPALKRENCDLVRALARRVVIEDGRAVGVEIERGGKVEVIRAEAEVILAASSLNSPKLLMLSGIGPAAHLAEHGIEVVADRPGVGQNLQDHLELYIQAAASRPVSLFKYWNLLGKAYVGARWLFTKSGPGASNQFESAGFIRSEAGVDYPDIQYHFLPIAVRYDGQVAAEGHGFQAHVGPMRSPSRGEVTLRSSDPKDAPRILFNYMAHEKDWSDFRKCIRLTREIFAQEAFRPYYKHEIQPGADCQSDDELDDFIRQHVESAYHPCGTARMGRADDPMAVVDPETRVIGVEGLRLADSSIFPRITNGNLNAPSIMVGEKASDHILGKAPLPPSNVAPWINPDWEISQR, from the coding sequence ATGCAAGCCGAATACGTCATCGTCGGGGCGGGCAGCGCCGGCTGTGCCATGGCCTGGCGGCTGGCCGAGGCGGGCAAGCGCGTGCTGGTGATCGAGCACGGCGGCAGCGATGCCGGCCCGCTGATCCAGATGCCCGGGGCGCTCAGCTACCCGATGAACATGAAGCGCTACGACTGGGGCTATGTCTCCGAGCCCGAGCCGCATCTCGGCGGGCGCCAGCTGGCGACCCCGCGCGGCAAGGTGCTGGGCGGGTCGTCCTCGATCAACGGCATGATCTACGTGCGCGGCCACGCCCGCGACTTCGACCACTGGCGTGACCAGGGCGCGACCGGCTGGGGCTACGCCGACGTGGCGCCCTACTTCCAGCGTCAGGAGAACTGGCACGACGGCGGCCATGGCGGCGATCCGGACCTGCGCGGCACCGACGGGCCGCTGCACGTCAGCCGCGGGGCCCGCGCGAACCCGCTCACGCAGGCCTTCGTCGAGGCCGGCCGGCAGGCCGGCTACCCGGTGACCGACGATTACAACGGCCACCAGCAGGAAGGCTTCGGTCCCTACGACATGACCGTCTGGAAGGGCGAGCGCTGGTCGGCGGCCCGGGCCTATCTGCGCCCGGCCCTGAAGCGCGAGAACTGCGACCTCGTGCGGGCGCTGGCGCGTCGCGTGGTGATCGAGGACGGCCGCGCCGTGGGCGTCGAGATCGAGCGCGGCGGCAAGGTCGAGGTGATCCGCGCCGAGGCCGAGGTGATCCTCGCCGCCTCGTCGCTGAACTCGCCCAAGCTGCTGATGCTGTCGGGCATCGGCCCGGCGGCGCATCTCGCCGAGCACGGCATCGAGGTCGTCGCCGACCGGCCGGGCGTGGGCCAGAACCTGCAGGATCACCTCGAGCTCTACATCCAGGCGGCGGCAAGCCGGCCGGTGAGCCTCTTCAAGTACTGGAACCTGCTGGGCAAGGCCTATGTCGGGGCGCGCTGGCTGTTCACGAAGTCGGGGCCGGGCGCGTCGAACCAGTTCGAGAGCGCGGGCTTCATCCGTTCGGAGGCGGGCGTCGACTACCCGGACATCCAGTATCACTTCCTGCCGATCGCGGTGCGCTACGACGGGCAGGTCGCGGCCGAGGGCCATGGCTTCCAGGCCCACGTCGGGCCGATGCGCAGCCCCTCGCGCGGCGAGGTCACGCTGCGGTCGTCCGATCCGAAGGACGCGCCGCGCATCCTGTTCAACTACATGGCGCACGAGAAGGACTGGTCGGATTTCCGCAAGTGCATCCGGCTCACCCGCGAGATCTTCGCGCAGGAGGCGTTCCGCCCCTACTACAAGCACGAGATCCAGCCGGGCGCCGACTGCCAGAGCGACGACGAGCTCGACGACTTCATCCGCCAGCACGTGGAGAGCGCCTATCATCCCTGCGGCACCGCCCGCATGGGCCGGGCCGACGACCCGATGGCCGTGGTCGACCCCGAGACCCGGGTGATCGGGGTCGAGGGGCTGCGGCTTGCCGACAGCTCGATCTTTCCGCGCATCACAAACGGCAACCTCAACGCACCGTCGATCATGGTGGGCGAGAAGGCGTCGGACCACATCCTCGGCAAGGCGCCGCTGCCGCCGAGCAACGTGGCGCCCTGGATCAACCCCGACTGGGAGATCTCGCAGCGCTGA
- a CDS encoding replication-associated recombination protein A produces the protein MDLFDASSSGRRRPLADVLRPETLDDVIGQGALVAPNSLLRRRIAADALGSLLLYGPPGIGKTSIARAVGNMLGKEFRVLHAAGVRVSDIRKIADEARIRPVLMFVDEVHRLSATQADDLLTICEDGTTDFIGATTENPYHAIPKALISRSQVLKLEPLSIDDMEEVIRRGLAHLAANGIEVTLAPEQLRLIAGRSGGDARRALTTLESLAVGHGDGPVEITEAMIEEVYAAAPVNFDRTGDQHYDVTSAFVKSMRGSDPDATLHWLAVLIHAGEDPRYIARRIMIHASEDVGLADNTALQTAVAAAQAVEMIGYPEAQIILSHAALHVARAPKSTSACAGIGAALSYVQSAPQMSVPLHLRDAHYAGAAKLGHKGYRLPHNDPRGWVDQEYATGIVRGQFYQSDAREAPTFEKRADEHWARVTGRMPPRRF, from the coding sequence ATGGATCTTTTCGACGCCTCTTCCTCGGGCCGCCGCCGCCCGCTCGCCGACGTGCTGCGCCCGGAAACGCTTGACGACGTGATCGGGCAGGGGGCGCTCGTGGCCCCGAACTCGCTGCTGCGCCGTCGCATCGCGGCGGATGCGCTGGGCAGCCTGTTGCTCTACGGCCCGCCGGGGATCGGCAAGACCTCGATCGCGCGCGCCGTGGGCAACATGCTGGGCAAGGAGTTCCGGGTGCTGCACGCGGCGGGCGTTCGGGTCTCGGACATCCGCAAGATCGCCGACGAGGCGCGCATCCGCCCGGTGCTGATGTTCGTGGACGAGGTGCACCGGCTGTCCGCCACGCAGGCCGACGACCTGCTGACCATCTGCGAGGACGGCACCACCGACTTCATCGGCGCCACCACCGAGAACCCCTATCATGCCATTCCCAAGGCGCTGATCTCGCGTTCGCAGGTGCTCAAGCTCGAGCCCCTCTCGATCGACGACATGGAAGAGGTGATCCGCCGCGGGCTCGCGCATCTTGCCGCGAACGGCATCGAGGTGACGCTTGCGCCCGAGCAGCTGCGGCTCATCGCCGGCCGGTCGGGCGGCGACGCGCGGCGCGCCCTGACGACGCTGGAAAGCCTTGCGGTCGGGCATGGTGACGGGCCGGTCGAGATCACCGAGGCGATGATCGAGGAAGTCTACGCGGCCGCCCCCGTGAATTTCGACCGCACCGGGGACCAGCACTACGATGTCACCTCGGCCTTCGTGAAATCCATGCGCGGCTCGGATCCGGACGCCACGCTGCACTGGCTGGCGGTGCTCATCCATGCCGGTGAAGACCCGCGCTACATCGCGCGCCGCATCATGATCCACGCCTCCGAGGACGTGGGCCTTGCAGACAACACCGCGCTGCAGACGGCGGTCGCGGCGGCGCAGGCGGTCGAGATGATCGGCTACCCGGAGGCGCAGATCATCCTTTCCCACGCAGCGCTGCACGTCGCCCGCGCGCCCAAGTCGACCTCGGCCTGCGCCGGGATCGGTGCGGCGCTCTCCTACGTGCAGAGCGCGCCGCAGATGAGCGTGCCGCTGCACCTGCGCGATGCGCATTACGCCGGCGCCGCGAAGCTCGGGCACAAGGGCTACCGGCTGCCGCACAACGATCCGCGCGGCTGGGTCGATCAGGAATATGCCACCGGCATCGTGCGGGGGCAGTTCTACCAGAGCGACGCCCGCGAGGCGCCGACCTTCGAGAAGCGCGCCGACGAGCACTGGGCGCGCGTCACGGGGCGGATGCCGCCGCGCCGGTTCTGA
- a CDS encoding MYG1 family protein encodes MSPSYLVTHSGGFHADEVLSTVILTRLFPEAEVVRTRAPEWLAPAEDRVIYDVGGTYDPEAHVYDHHQREAPQREDGTPYSSFGLVWLHFGHDYLRASGVPEEHLDKLHASFEKTFVLPVDQVDNGTVSLSEAGPLSALTLPGLIETLKPVFDDDDPEGEIRAFRAAVEIARQFVDARVARSAAKRRAEGLVAQAIADAGEGRILELPRGMPFRSGIDKAEADHLLFVVTPRGGDDWTLGGIRLSDEGYEQRADLPAEWGGLSGEALEEASGVPGAKFCHKGLFIAAANSREAIMRMAELAVENALRQQAEAASAEDTPGAA; translated from the coding sequence ATGTCTCCCAGCTATCTCGTCACGCATTCCGGCGGCTTCCACGCCGATGAAGTCCTCTCGACGGTCATCCTCACCCGCCTCTTCCCCGAGGCCGAGGTCGTGCGCACCCGCGCGCCCGAGTGGCTCGCGCCGGCCGAGGACCGCGTCATCTACGACGTCGGCGGCACCTACGACCCCGAGGCGCACGTCTACGACCACCACCAGCGCGAAGCGCCGCAGCGCGAGGACGGCACGCCCTACAGCTCGTTCGGTCTGGTCTGGCTGCACTTCGGCCACGACTACCTGCGTGCCAGCGGCGTGCCCGAAGAGCATCTCGACAAGCTGCACGCCTCCTTCGAGAAGACCTTCGTGCTGCCGGTTGACCAGGTCGACAACGGCACCGTGAGCCTGTCCGAGGCGGGCCCGCTGTCGGCGCTGACGCTGCCGGGGCTGATCGAGACGCTCAAGCCGGTGTTCGACGACGACGACCCCGAGGGCGAGATCCGCGCCTTCCGCGCCGCGGTCGAGATCGCCCGCCAGTTCGTCGATGCGCGCGTTGCCCGCAGCGCCGCCAAGCGCCGGGCCGAGGGGCTTGTCGCGCAGGCCATCGCCGATGCCGGAGAGGGCCGCATCCTCGAGCTGCCGCGCGGAATGCCGTTCCGATCGGGCATCGACAAGGCCGAGGCCGACCACCTGCTTTTCGTCGTCACCCCGCGTGGCGGCGACGACTGGACGCTGGGCGGCATCCGCCTGTCCGACGAGGGCTACGAGCAGCGCGCCGACCTTCCCGCCGAATGGGGCGGGCTGTCGGGCGAGGCGCTCGAGGAGGCCTCGGGCGTGCCCGGCGCGAAGTTCTGCCACAAGGGCCTGTTCATCGCCGCCGCGAACAGCCGCGAGGCGATCATGCGCATGGCCGAGCTTGCCGTCGAGAACGCGCTGCGCCAGCAGGCCGAAGCGGCCTCTGCCGAGGACACTCCGGGCGCGGCCTGA
- a CDS encoding c-type cytochrome, with protein MRRAALTILGGLMLAGATPAAADDPAAGRKVANMCRTCHGLDGIAQIPIAPNIGGEPEAYLEAQLMAFKSGAREHEMMSVVAAGLTAQQISDVAAWYAAHTASATLPEGVNESDAPEACVSCHGATGISQALDAPNLAGEVNIYIDTQLKAFRSGKRKHPIMTEIAAEMTDEAIRAVADWYAAVTLEVEGPE; from the coding sequence ATGAGGCGCGCGGCACTCACCATCCTCGGCGGGCTGATGCTCGCCGGGGCCACCCCGGCGGCGGCGGACGACCCCGCCGCCGGGCGCAAGGTCGCCAACATGTGCCGCACCTGCCACGGGCTCGACGGGATCGCGCAGATCCCCATCGCGCCCAACATCGGCGGCGAGCCCGAGGCGTATCTCGAGGCGCAGCTGATGGCCTTCAAGAGCGGTGCGCGCGAGCACGAGATGATGTCGGTCGTGGCCGCCGGCCTGACCGCGCAGCAGATCTCGGATGTCGCCGCGTGGTACGCGGCACATACGGCATCGGCCACGCTGCCCGAAGGCGTCAACGAAAGCGACGCGCCCGAGGCCTGCGTCTCCTGCCACGGCGCCACGGGCATCTCGCAGGCGCTCGACGCTCCGAACCTCGCGGGCGAGGTCAACATCTACATCGACACCCAGCTCAAGGCGTTCAGAAGCGGCAAGCGCAAGCATCCGATCATGACCGAGATCGCCGCCGAGATGACCGACGAGGCGATCCGCGCCGTGGCCGACTGGTATGCGGCCGTCACCCTCGAGGTCGAAGGGCCCGAGTGA